One Triticum dicoccoides isolate Atlit2015 ecotype Zavitan chromosome 5B, WEW_v2.0, whole genome shotgun sequence genomic window carries:
- the LOC119305538 gene encoding uncharacterized protein LOC119305538 — MPEQSKRQRGRKRTAAATLLLAYAALAMERADAALLPAVYREIGAALQASPTALGSIALSRSVVQAACYPLAAYLAARHDRLTVIALGAFLWAAATLLIGLSTTFAQMAVTAALNGVGLALQIPAIFAFVADSVDGTNRGMAFGWLMVASKAGTVGGTTLGLLMAPTSFFGVPGWRLAFLLLAAVGAAVGLSIRAFSAASKAAVRAAKPVRQELQDFAREAKAVLRIPSFQVIVAQGLTGSFPWSALSFTAMWLELVGFSHGKTAALMTLFKVATSLGGLFGGKMGDVLAGRLKNSGRIILAQISAGSAIPLAGVLLLALPNEPATFAHHGAALFVMGFMASWNTSATNSPILAEIVPPRSRTSVYALDRTFEAVLASFAPPVVGMLAERLYGYKLVRSAVSGAEHAASVETDRHNATSLARALYTAIAIPMALCCLVYSFLYCTYPRDRDLARAETARDGGGARPGGEGSDTEDEGEEERELLPQ, encoded by the exons ATGCCGGAGCAGAGCAAGAGGCAGCGAGGCCGCAAGCGCACGGCGGCGGCGACGCTGCTCCTCGCGTACGCGGCCCTGGCCATGGAGCGCGCCGACGCAGCGCTGCTCCCAGCGGTGTACAGGGAGATTGGCGCCGCGCTGCAGGCCTCGCCCACCGCGCTAGGCTCCATCGCGCTCTCCCGCTCCGTCGTGCAGGCCGCGTGCTACCCGCTCGCCGCCTACCTGGCCGCCCGGCACGACCGCCTCACCGTCATCGCCCTCGGCGCATTCCTCTGGGCCGCTGCCACCTTGCTAATAGGCCTCTCCACCACCTTTGCGCAG ATGGCCGTGACGGCGGCGTTGAACGGCGTCGGGCTGGCGCTGCAGATCCCGGCGATCTTCGCCTTCGTCGCGGACTCCGTCGACGGCACGAACAGGGGCATGGCCTTCGGGTGGCTCATGGTGGCCAGCAAGGCCGGCACCGTGGGCGGCACCACCCTTGGCCTACTCATGGCGCCCACCTCGTTCTTTGGTGTTCCGGGTTGGCGGCTCGCCTTCCTCCTGCTCGCCGCCGTGGGGGCGGCGGTCGGCTTGTCCATCCGTGCGTTCTCGGCCGCCAGCAAGGCCGCTGTCCGGGCCGCCAAGCCGGTGCGGCAAGAGCTGCAGGActtcgcgagggaggcgaaggccgTGCTACGGATCCCGTCGTTTCAGGTCATCGTCGCGCAGGGACTCACGGGTTCGTTCCCCTGGTCCGCGCTGTCCTTCACGGCTATGTGGCTCGAGCTAGTCGGCTTCTCCCACGGCAAGACGGCGGCGCTGATGACCCTGTTCAAGGTCGCCACGTCGCTGGGCGGCCTCTTCGGCGGCAAGATGGGGGACGTCCTCGCCGGAAGGCTCAAGAACTCGGGCCGCATCATCCTCGCGCAGATCAGCGCCGGCTCGGCGATCCCCCTCGCCGGCGTCCTGCTGCTCGCGCTCCCGAACGAGCCGGCGACTTTCGCCCACCACGGCGCCGCGCTGTTCGTCATGGGCTTCATGGCTTCCTGGAACACCTCGGCCACGAACAGCCCGATACTGGCCGAGATCGTGCCgccgcggtcgaggacgagcgtgtACGCGCTGGACCGGACGTTCGAGGCCGTGCTCGCCTCGTTCGCTCCCCCGGTGGTCGGCATGCTCGCCGAGCGCCTCTATGGCTACAAGCTGGTGCGCTCAGCTGTGAGCGGCGCAGAGCACGCGGCCTCCGTCGAGACGGACCGGCACAACGCGACCTCCCTCGCCAGGGCCCTGTACACCGCGATCGCCATCCCCATGGCGCTGTGCTGCCTCGTCTACTCGTTTCTGTACTGCACCTATCCCAGAGACAGAGACCTGGCGCGGGCTGAGACGGCGCGAGATGGAGGTGGAGCCCGTCCCGGCGGCGAGGGGTCCGACACCGAggatgaaggggaggaggagagggagctgCTGCCACAGTGA